Below is a genomic region from Miscanthus floridulus cultivar M001 chromosome 1, ASM1932011v1, whole genome shotgun sequence.
ACGTAAATCAAGAGTCAAAATTTATAATCTTTGACTAATAATTTAGCCAATCTTTTTAACAATTGTAATACAAACTTGATACTATTAGATTTGTAATCAAATGTACAATCCAATAATCGTAAtcttataaacaaaaataatataatataaaataaataaatgatcaaactataatttggaataTTATAATATTTAACTATGCCTTATAAAATGGACCAGATGGAGTACAATATAAGATTCATAAATGTGTTAAAAGAATAGTATTAGTTATATAGTTACAAGTGTTGTGTGTTGTGTAGCTCGGATGATGTGAACGTTTGAGACGTTGAGGTCTAAGTTTGAATCCTAGAAACACAATATTTTTTATCACTGCTGGTTCGTGGCTAGACCCGACAATAATAGCATCCTATTGCTGCTAGGTCTACAACCAGCAATGATAGGGCAAGCCCATCACTTTCGATTGCCTTTTCTTTCGAATCTGCATGAATCTGTAGTAATGTTCTATCTATATATGTTTTTGGTATTAGATCATTTTTCTATTTCTACATTCTGAAGTGACCCTGAATAGTTAATTTCCTAATTTTGAAGGTAGTTTGAAGATCATCATCCTCCATAGATTTATTCTCATCATCCTCCATAGATTGATTCTTCATGTTTTCAAAAGAAGAGAGAGGATGCATATTATGCGAACTTAAAAGACCACTTATTTGATTGATTTATTATCTGAAACTTAGATCAATTAACCCACGCCTTTTGGCATGCCTTTTCCAACATATTGTTTTATCTTTGGTTGAAAAAGTATATTAAACGCCCTGTTCTGCAGCActgcttcagcagtacttttcagcgaacgaacagtgtttttctctcacaacatttcagcataagcatcaacatTAGCCAAATTTCAGTGAAATGAACAGGGCTGAAATGCCGCATGCTCAGCTTCATATTCATTATTCAAATGTTGTTGTAAATATCACATGAAGAAACAAACGAAGTACAGAGAACATACAGTGATTTTCCTATTCTTGTTGACAGTTACAAAATAGCGCTGAGCTAGCTGCTGGTGATCAAGTGTTAATTGTCAGGTTGTATAACTAATGGAGCAGTTTTTTTAATAAGGCCAATGAAGCAGGTTGGAAGGTAACTACTGCAGGAGGGTACAACATTTGACCCAGCGCACTCGTCTCTCTATCGTCTGCTCTGCTGAACGAACGTTCTGGTTGGCTAAACCCTGTGACTTTTCACCCGTGTGGGTGTCGTCATGTACATATCAGATGTTAATACTCcctaagttcaaaaaaaaaaaagaatataattAGTACAATATCATGTTTTAGTATCTTACAAGTTTGCTGAACCATATAGataaaaagtattaatatttatgatatcaaataagtaccATTAAATTAATATacaatgtatttttataataaattgatttaGAGTCATAAATATAAATACCATTTATTAGAAACTTAGCTAAACGTGAACCATTTTAACCGGTGTGCGCAATTTATAGTTACATTCTTCTctagatggagggagtaataagCACTGTAATTTTGTGGTGACAACTTTAATCGTGCCTGTACTGGTACTATATATATTCTGTGGAAATGCAATAACGGTGTTGGGATAAAGACACGGCTGTGGGGTGGGCCAGCAGAATTTTTCAAATGCATCCAATCGTCGCTATCTTATCTGCATCCGCCTGCGGCCTGCCTTTTGCGCACAATCCTACTGTCACGACCACTTTAGCCGGCCCTTTACTTCGCCAAAGTTGATCAACACCCAGAACTAAAGGCCAGCAAGAGGATGAAAAAGCTGACGAGGCACTACTCCACCTCAGCCGGTAGTAAAAAGGTCCaagaaagaagagaacaagatgaGCAAAGCATGCGCTTTAGTTTCTGCCCTCACCTCAGTCATCTCATCGATCGCACAAAAAGCACCCAAAATTTAccttatctatctatctatccaaGAACAGTGGTAGCAATAGTAAAAAAGAAAAGTGGTGGTATGGTAGCCAGCATGCATCCCCTCCTCCTTTTGTAGGTTATAACCACAACAAGGCCACCACCAGATTGCTGTGTTTGTGTAGCAACAACAGCACAAGCCCATTTGCTGGCACTACACCGTGGTATGCATGTTGTTGGCTCCTGGCGCGCCGGTGGTGGTTTAGATGGATACACTGTTTACGTTGGTTAGCCTCCACCAGCATCACCaacaggcagcagcagcagcgtcctCCTCGCCGGACCAGCACCACCAGTCCCCCTACAGCTCCCGCTCCACCACGTCCCGCAGCAGCACCACCTCCACCGGCTCACGCTCCTCCCCTTCCTCCTACCACACCCACAACCACCACTACTactcccactcccactcccactcccactacagcagcagcggcggctacTACTACGACAACCCTGCCGGCAgtggcagcggtggaggatccgGCGGCGGCTACTACTACGACCACCACCAGCCGGCGCCGTACCAAGAAGAATGCGGCAACGACCACCGCTTTTACATGGATGAAGActtctcctcctcgtcctcgtcgcgccacttccagtcgcgcgcggccccgccggcggcgccgccctcgtCGTCTCCCGCGCCCACGCCACCGCATCAGCAGCCCGCGTCCACGTCGTCCGGCGCCGCCGGTGGCCACCTGTTCGAGGCGGCAGACTTCTCGTTCCCGCAGGTGGATATCGACCTCGACTTCAGTTCCCCCGCGTCGTCCTCGGGAGGCGGCGGCGCCGGGCGGTGGGCCGCGCAGCTGCTGCTGGAGTGCGCGCGCGCCGTGGCCGCCCGCGACAGCCAGCGCGTGCAGCAGCTCATGTGGATGCTCAACGAGCTGGCGTCGCCGTACGGGGACGTGGACCAGAAGCTGGCGTCCTACTTCCTCCAGGGCCTCTTCGCGCGCCTCACCACCTCCGGCCCGCGCACGCTGCGCACGCTCGCCGCCGCGTCCGACCGGAACACGTCCTTCGAGTCCACGCGCCGCACCGCGCTCAGGTTCCAGGAGCTGAGCCCCTGGGCGTCCTTCGGCCACGTGGCCGCCAACGGGGCCATACTCGAGGCGTtcctggaggcggcggcggcggccggggcggcgtcctcttcctcctcctcctcgtcttcgCAGCAGCCGCCGCGGCTGCACATCCTGGACCTCAGCAACACCTTCTGCACGCAGTGGCCGACGCTGCTGGAGGCGCTGGCCACGAGGTCGTCGGACGACACGCCCCACCTGTCCATCACCACCGTGGTGCCCACCGCCGCGCCGTCCGCGGCCGCGCAGCGCGTCATGCGGGAGATCGCGCAGCGCCTCGAGAAGTTCGCGCGCCTCATGGGCGTGCCCTTCACCTTCCGCGCCGTGCACCACGCGGGGGACCTCGCGGAGCTGGACCTCGACGGCCTCGACCTCCGCGAGGGCGGCGCCACTACCGCGCTCGCGATCAACTGCGTCAACGCGCTGCGCGGGGTCGCGCCGGGAGGCGCGCGGCGGCGTGACACGTTCGTAGCGTCGCTCCGCCGGCTCGAGCCGCGCGTGGTCACCGTCGTGGAGGAGGACGCCGACCTCGTGGCGGCATCCGAGTCGTCGTCGGCCGAGGAAGCAGCCAACACGGAGACGGAGGCGGCGTTCATGAAGGTGTTCACCGAGGGCCTCCGCTTCTTCTCGGCGTACA
It encodes:
- the LOC136494205 gene encoding protein SHORT-ROOT 2-like, encoding MDTLFTLVSLHQHHQQAAAAASSSPDQHHQSPYSSRSTTSRSSTTSTGSRSSPSSYHTHNHHYYSHSHSHSHYSSSGGYYYDNPAGSGSGGGSGGGYYYDHHQPAPYQEECGNDHRFYMDEDFSSSSSSRHFQSRAAPPAAPPSSSPAPTPPHQQPASTSSGAAGGHLFEAADFSFPQVDIDLDFSSPASSSGGGGAGRWAAQLLLECARAVAARDSQRVQQLMWMLNELASPYGDVDQKLASYFLQGLFARLTTSGPRTLRTLAAASDRNTSFESTRRTALRFQELSPWASFGHVAANGAILEAFLEAAAAAGAASSSSSSSSSQQPPRLHILDLSNTFCTQWPTLLEALATRSSDDTPHLSITTVVPTAAPSAAAQRVMREIAQRLEKFARLMGVPFTFRAVHHAGDLAELDLDGLDLREGGATTALAINCVNALRGVAPGGARRRDTFVASLRRLEPRVVTVVEEDADLVAASESSSAEEAANTETEAAFMKVFTEGLRFFSAYMDSLEESFPKATNERLALERAAGRAIVDLVSCPASESVERRETGASWARRMRSAGFSPVAFSDDVADDMRSLLRRYREGWTLREPGADDGAAAGVFLAWKEQPVVWTSAWRP